In the Betaproteobacteria bacterium genome, one interval contains:
- a CDS encoding pimeloyl-CoA dehydrogenase large subunit — MDLNYNAEELAFREQVSAFVRANLPGDISRKVLEHKRLGKEDYVRWQKVLYKQGWIAPAWPREFGGCAWNPVERHIFDEVCAEAGAPPVVAFGVHMVAPVIMAFGNAAQKNYYLPRIASSEDFWCQGYSEPGSGSDLASLKTRAVRKGDHYIVSGQKTWTTMAHWADKIFCLVRTSSDGKKQEGISFLLIDMHSPGVTVRPIIMFDGEHEVNEVFFDDVEVPVGNLIGEEGRGWTYAKFLLSHERTGIAAVGRSKRELRLLKNIAAQEYGHDSMGDTRFRDKIARLEIDIWALEITVLRVLAAETQGRPPGPEASILKIKGTEIQQALTELMMDAVGYMGLPHLPMSWGDHWLGDYVGPEYAAPLATRYFNYRKVSIYGGTNEIQRNIVSQMILGL; from the coding sequence TGGGGAAAGAGGATTACGTCCGCTGGCAGAAAGTTCTGTACAAGCAGGGCTGGATCGCGCCCGCCTGGCCAAGAGAATTCGGGGGGTGCGCGTGGAATCCCGTCGAGAGGCACATTTTCGATGAGGTGTGCGCCGAGGCGGGCGCGCCGCCCGTGGTCGCCTTCGGAGTCCACATGGTGGCGCCTGTCATCATGGCCTTCGGCAATGCCGCGCAGAAGAATTACTACCTTCCCAGAATTGCGTCGAGCGAAGATTTCTGGTGCCAAGGGTATTCCGAACCTGGTTCAGGTTCTGATCTGGCGTCCTTGAAAACTCGTGCCGTGCGAAAAGGGGATCATTACATCGTCAGCGGCCAGAAGACTTGGACCACCATGGCCCACTGGGCCGACAAAATCTTCTGTCTGGTTCGTACATCGAGCGATGGCAAAAAACAGGAAGGCATCTCCTTCTTGCTCATCGACATGCATTCGCCCGGCGTAACCGTGCGGCCCATTATCATGTTCGACGGCGAACACGAAGTGAACGAGGTATTTTTCGACGACGTCGAGGTTCCAGTGGGAAATTTGATCGGCGAAGAAGGGCGCGGCTGGACATACGCCAAGTTCCTGCTCTCCCACGAGCGCACGGGTATCGCGGCGGTGGGGCGCTCGAAGCGCGAACTGCGTTTACTCAAGAATATCGCGGCCCAAGAATACGGGCACGACTCGATGGGCGATACGCGCTTCCGCGACAAGATCGCACGGCTGGAAATCGACATATGGGCGTTGGAAATCACCGTGCTGCGTGTGCTGGCTGCCGAAACGCAGGGCCGCCCGCCCGGTCCCGAAGCCTCCATCCTCAAGATCAAGGGCACGGAGATTCAGCAGGCCCTCACGGAATTGATGATGGATGCCGTGGGTTACATGGGCTTGCCGCACCTTCCCATGTCATGGGGAGATCACTGGCTTGGGGATTACGTAGGGCCGGAATACGCCGCGCCTCTCGCCACGCGGTACTTCAATTACCGCAAGGTTTCCATCTACGGGGGCACCAATGAAATCCAGCGCAACATCGTCAGCCAAATGATTCTCGGATTGTAA
- a CDS encoding pimeloyl-CoA dehydrogenase small subunit — protein sequence MDFSFTEEQSLLRDSVERFLEKNYSFEQRRAIVDGRQGMSATAWEGLASLGLLGSTISSDYGGYGGSSIETMIVMEAFGRHLVLEPYWPTVVACAAAIQLAGDDEQKRVLLPRIADGSMKFALAHAELGARYNLAHVETTAHQEAGQWVISGKKTAVIHGAAADLLIVAARTSGRPSERLGISLFFVNPAEEGVEGRDYPTYDGMRAAEVSFNNVRIGAESLIGALDDGYHFLETVVDRAIAALCAEAVGCMDALNTQTLEYLKTRQQFGVPIGKFQALQHRMVDIRMEYEMARSMAILAAVKVDSAGPVERRRAVSAAKERIGRAARFVGQQAIQLHGGMGMTNELPAGHYFKRLTAIDTQFGPSDHHLDRFLSAEDATPVEVPVRLKSRWKKI from the coding sequence ATGGATTTCTCCTTTACCGAAGAACAAAGCCTGCTGCGCGATTCCGTAGAACGCTTCCTAGAGAAGAACTACAGCTTCGAACAGCGCCGCGCCATCGTGGACGGCCGCCAAGGTATGAGTGCGACCGCCTGGGAAGGATTGGCGTCCCTGGGCCTGCTAGGATCGACCATTTCCTCGGACTACGGCGGCTATGGGGGAAGCAGCATAGAAACCATGATCGTCATGGAAGCCTTCGGCCGCCATCTCGTACTCGAACCTTACTGGCCCACCGTGGTGGCATGCGCCGCGGCCATACAACTCGCCGGCGACGATGAGCAGAAGAGAGTTTTGCTGCCGCGCATCGCCGATGGCTCCATGAAATTCGCCCTGGCCCACGCGGAGTTGGGCGCGCGTTACAACCTCGCCCACGTGGAAACCACTGCTCATCAGGAAGCCGGGCAGTGGGTCATCAGTGGCAAGAAAACGGCGGTGATCCATGGCGCGGCCGCGGACCTACTCATCGTGGCCGCGCGCACGAGCGGCCGCCCGTCCGAGCGTCTGGGCATCTCGCTGTTTTTCGTGAATCCCGCCGAAGAAGGCGTTGAAGGCCGCGATTACCCGACTTACGACGGCATGCGGGCGGCGGAGGTAAGTTTCAACAACGTTCGCATCGGCGCCGAATCCTTGATTGGTGCACTTGATGACGGATACCATTTTCTGGAAACGGTGGTGGACCGAGCCATCGCGGCGTTATGCGCCGAAGCCGTGGGTTGCATGGATGCCCTCAACACGCAGACCTTGGAGTATTTGAAGACTCGCCAACAGTTTGGCGTGCCCATCGGCAAATTCCAGGCGCTGCAACATCGCATGGTGGATATCCGCATGGAATACGAAATGGCCAGGTCAATGGCTATCCTGGCAGCCGTGAAGGTGGACAGCGCCGGTCCCGTGGAGCGCCGGCGTGCAGTGTCCGCGGCCAAGGAGCGTATCGGCCGCGCCGCGAGATTCGTGGGCCAACAAGCCATTCAGTTGCATGGCGGCATGGGCATGACCAATGAGTTGCCAGCGGGGCATTACTTCAAGCGGTTGACCGCCATCGATACCCAATTCGGTCCCAGCGATCACCACCTGGATCGATTCCTGTCGGCGGAAGATGCGACTCCAGTGGAGGTTCCGGTACGACTCAAATCCCGGTGGAAGAAGATATAA